A window from Solanum stenotomum isolate F172 chromosome 7, ASM1918654v1, whole genome shotgun sequence encodes these proteins:
- the LOC125870399 gene encoding uncharacterized protein LOC125870399 isoform X3, producing MKLRRRKNWFSRNYSHLYSGWRYGSQVEAESLSHLNELDEMREKLDSRKLVMGNMSMHSKVVKEKVKKQEEQLSNDIRSLLVAGTSLSAASKRLQDESRSLAGERGYGQLRTLQRVFRTRQQYMVSQVHMLYPVRVAIGHAPEQELEFFNNSSNSGDSAGSKPLDHGSLTIAGLHLTVFTKMSFFTDKKEVQRSATALGYVAHVVTLIAFYLQVPLRYPLRFGGSRSYIRDYAPSIEPSSSDLISSSSVSTNSRPVEFPLFLEGQDSTRAAYAVFLLNKDIEQLLNYIGGRSLGPRHVLANLKELLRIILSPEYIDTSL from the exons atgaagctaaggagaagaaagaattggttcAGCAGAAACTACAGTCATTTATACAG CGGGTGGCGATATGGTTCTCAGGTAGAAGCAGAGTCACTAAGTCATTTGAATGAGCTTGATGAGATGAGAGAAAAACTGGATTCTAGAAAATTAGTGATGGGAAACATGTCAATGCATTCTAAAGTTGTCAAAGAGAAAGTCAAGAAGCAAGAGGAGCAACTTAGTAATGACATCAGGTCACTTTTGGTTGCAGGGACTTCTCTTTCTGCAGCTAGCAAGCGCTTGCAG GATGAAAGTAGGTCCCTAGCTGGAGAAAGGGGTTATGGGCAACTCAGAACCTTGCAGAGAGTATTCAGAACGAGACAACAGTATATGGTGTCTCAAGTTCACATGCTTTATCCTGTGAGGGTTGCAATTGGCCACGCACCTGAGCAAGAACTTGAATTTTTCAACAATAGTTCCAACTCAG GTGATTCTGCTGGGTCAAAACCTTTAGATCACGGATCCTTGACCATTGCGGGTCTACATTTGACTGTGTTCACTAAGATGAGTTTCTTTACTGATAAGAAGGAGGTTCAGAGGTCTGCAACTGCCCTGGGATATGTTGCACAT GTGGTCACACTTATTGCATTTTATTTACAAGTTCCTCTTCGTTATCCCTTGAGGTTTGGAGGATCTCGATCATATATCCGTGATTATGCACCTTCAATAGAGCCTTCGTCATCTGATTTAATATCTAGTTCCTCAGTTTCCACAAATTCAAGGCCCGTGGAATTTCCTCTATTTTTAGAAGGCCAAGACTCAACAAGAGCGGCTTATGCTGTTTTCTTGCTGAATAAG GATATAGAACAACTTCTGAATTATATTGGAGGCAGAAGTTTAGGGCCAAGACATGTACTAGCTAATTTGAAAGAGCTTCTTAGGATAATACTTTCTCCAGAGTATATAGACACATCATTATGA
- the LOC125870399 gene encoding uncharacterized protein LOC125870399 isoform X1 produces the protein MESKKVASSGEIQNKKDKNLKIIQWEDYEQELARLCSLTSALNEAKEKKELVQQKLQSFIQVEAESLSHLNELDEMREKLDSRKLVMGNMSMHSKVVKEKVKKQEEQLSNDIRSLLVAGTSLSAASKRLQDESRSLAGERGYGQLRTLQRVFRTRQQYMVSQVHMLYPVRVAIGHAPEQELEFFNNSSNSGDSAGSKPLDHGSLTIAGLHLTVFTKMSFFTDKKEVQRSATALGYVAHVVTLIAFYLQVPLRYPLRFGGSRSYIRDYAPSIEPSSSDLISSSSVSTNSRPVEFPLFLEGQDSTRAAYAVFLLNKDIEQLLNYIGGRSLGPRHVLANLKELLRIILSPEYIDTSL, from the exons ATGGAATCGAAGAAAGTTGCTTCATCTGGGGAAATTCAgaataaaaaagacaaaaacttGAAGATTATACAGTGGGAAGATTATGAACAGGAATTAGCTCGTTTGTGTAGCCTTACATCtgctcttaatgaagctaaggagaagaaagaattggttcAGCAGAAACTACAGTCATTTATACAG GTAGAAGCAGAGTCACTAAGTCATTTGAATGAGCTTGATGAGATGAGAGAAAAACTGGATTCTAGAAAATTAGTGATGGGAAACATGTCAATGCATTCTAAAGTTGTCAAAGAGAAAGTCAAGAAGCAAGAGGAGCAACTTAGTAATGACATCAGGTCACTTTTGGTTGCAGGGACTTCTCTTTCTGCAGCTAGCAAGCGCTTGCAG GATGAAAGTAGGTCCCTAGCTGGAGAAAGGGGTTATGGGCAACTCAGAACCTTGCAGAGAGTATTCAGAACGAGACAACAGTATATGGTGTCTCAAGTTCACATGCTTTATCCTGTGAGGGTTGCAATTGGCCACGCACCTGAGCAAGAACTTGAATTTTTCAACAATAGTTCCAACTCAG GTGATTCTGCTGGGTCAAAACCTTTAGATCACGGATCCTTGACCATTGCGGGTCTACATTTGACTGTGTTCACTAAGATGAGTTTCTTTACTGATAAGAAGGAGGTTCAGAGGTCTGCAACTGCCCTGGGATATGTTGCACAT GTGGTCACACTTATTGCATTTTATTTACAAGTTCCTCTTCGTTATCCCTTGAGGTTTGGAGGATCTCGATCATATATCCGTGATTATGCACCTTCAATAGAGCCTTCGTCATCTGATTTAATATCTAGTTCCTCAGTTTCCACAAATTCAAGGCCCGTGGAATTTCCTCTATTTTTAGAAGGCCAAGACTCAACAAGAGCGGCTTATGCTGTTTTCTTGCTGAATAAG GATATAGAACAACTTCTGAATTATATTGGAGGCAGAAGTTTAGGGCCAAGACATGTACTAGCTAATTTGAAAGAGCTTCTTAGGATAATACTTTCTCCAGAGTATATAGACACATCATTATGA
- the LOC125870407 gene encoding uncharacterized protein LOC125870407, whose amino-acid sequence MAEGLLLQCGDCGTLLKSAEKAEQHAKENWHTNFRESNEEFVYLVCKVCGKHCVCKTESAMHSKRSGHTEFYDRTAEVAEEEERRKRDNLRQILRVAIDHLNEADTSLAARRRQQLGLPSRPVLEEGQSSLPLAARAEQMAECLRTIQQNHMDDAAKVMKALDSLRMFVRNIAMYPDEEKYRKIRINNAVFQERVGHLRGGIEFLELCGFERTRGGEHLYMPREDVNMDVLYSAANVLNNAIGNP is encoded by the exons ATGGCGGAAGGGTTATTATTGCAGTGTGGCGATTGCGGAACTCTATTGAAATCGGCAGAAAAAGCTGAACAGCATGCCAAAGAGAATTGGCATACTAATTTTCGTGAGTCCAATGAAGAATTTGTGTACCTAGTTTGCAAAGTTTGCGGCAAACATTGTGTTTGTAAAACA GAGAGTGCTATGCATTCGAAAAGGTCTGGGCATACTGAGTTTTATGACAGGACAGCAGAGGTGGCGGaagaggaagaaagaagaaaacgaGATAACCTTCGTCAGATACTGAGAGTAGCTATTGATCATTTGAACGAG GCTGATACTTCACTGGCAGCAAGAAGAAGACAGCAGCTTGGTTTGCCTTCCAGACCTGTTTTAGAGGAAGGACAG aGTTCATTGCCTCTAGCTGCAAGGGCCGAGCAGATGGCTGAGTGCCTGCGGACTATCCAGCAGAATCACATG GATGACGCGGCCAAAGTCATGAAAGCTCTCGACTCACTGCGTATGTTTGTTAGGAATATTGCTATGTATCCTGATGAGGAGAAATACCGCAAAATTAGAATCAACAATGCTGTATTCCAG GAGAGGGTTGGCCACCTACGAGGAGGTATCGAGTTCCTTGAGCTCTGTGGATTCGAAAGAACTAGAGGGGGTGAACACTTGTACATGCCGAGAGAAGATGTGAACATGGATGTGCTTTATTCAGCTGCAAATGTGCTCAACAATGCCATTGGAAATCCATAA
- the LOC125870399 gene encoding uncharacterized protein LOC125870399 isoform X2, with the protein MKLRRRKNWFSRNYSHLYSPLVSGWRYGSQVEAESLSHLNELDEMREKLDSRKLVMGNMSMHSKVVKEKVKKQEEQLSNDIRSLLVAGTSLSAASKRLQDESRSLAGERGYGQLRTLQRVFRTRQQYMVSQVHMLYPVRVAIGHAPEQELEFFNNSSNSGDSAGSKPLDHGSLTIAGLHLTVFTKMSFFTDKKEVQRSATALGYVAHVVTLIAFYLQVPLRYPLRFGGSRSYIRDYAPSIEPSSSDLISSSSVSTNSRPVEFPLFLEGQDSTRAAYAVFLLNKDIEQLLNYIGGRSLGPRHVLANLKELLRIILSPEYIDTSL; encoded by the exons atgaagctaaggagaagaaagaattggttcAGCAGAAACTACAGTCATTTATACAG CCCGCTTGTTAGCGGGTGGCGATATGGTTCTCAGGTAGAAGCAGAGTCACTAAGTCATTTGAATGAGCTTGATGAGATGAGAGAAAAACTGGATTCTAGAAAATTAGTGATGGGAAACATGTCAATGCATTCTAAAGTTGTCAAAGAGAAAGTCAAGAAGCAAGAGGAGCAACTTAGTAATGACATCAGGTCACTTTTGGTTGCAGGGACTTCTCTTTCTGCAGCTAGCAAGCGCTTGCAG GATGAAAGTAGGTCCCTAGCTGGAGAAAGGGGTTATGGGCAACTCAGAACCTTGCAGAGAGTATTCAGAACGAGACAACAGTATATGGTGTCTCAAGTTCACATGCTTTATCCTGTGAGGGTTGCAATTGGCCACGCACCTGAGCAAGAACTTGAATTTTTCAACAATAGTTCCAACTCAG GTGATTCTGCTGGGTCAAAACCTTTAGATCACGGATCCTTGACCATTGCGGGTCTACATTTGACTGTGTTCACTAAGATGAGTTTCTTTACTGATAAGAAGGAGGTTCAGAGGTCTGCAACTGCCCTGGGATATGTTGCACAT GTGGTCACACTTATTGCATTTTATTTACAAGTTCCTCTTCGTTATCCCTTGAGGTTTGGAGGATCTCGATCATATATCCGTGATTATGCACCTTCAATAGAGCCTTCGTCATCTGATTTAATATCTAGTTCCTCAGTTTCCACAAATTCAAGGCCCGTGGAATTTCCTCTATTTTTAGAAGGCCAAGACTCAACAAGAGCGGCTTATGCTGTTTTCTTGCTGAATAAG GATATAGAACAACTTCTGAATTATATTGGAGGCAGAAGTTTAGGGCCAAGACATGTACTAGCTAATTTGAAAGAGCTTCTTAGGATAATACTTTCTCCAGAGTATATAGACACATCATTATGA